AGCCAGCACCGGCCAGACCGGAAATCGGGCGAGTAAGGATCGAACCGACCGGCCGGCCCGGACCGGAAAACGGCCGGCCCGCGCGGACGGTCCCGGTCGTCTCGGTCAGGCCGTCCGGATGACCGTGCAGATGGCCGGCCCCTCACCCGTGGTGCGCAGCAGGTATCGGTACCGCTCCCCCGGCACCGCGAGCCCCTGGCTGTCCAGGAACTCCCACTCCACCGCCACCATCGTCAGCAGCGCGGACACCGGCTGTACATCCCCGATCCGGGCATGCGCCGCAACCAACTCCCGGTCCTGGTAGTCGGGTGCCGCGCCCACGAAGGACAGCGCCACCCTCGCCGGTGAGGTGAACGAGAAGCTGTAGGTGTCGGCCACCACCAACCCGGGCAGGGCGTAACACCTGACGATGGCCGGCACGTCGCCGCAGGTCAACGCCACGCCGTACCGGTCGAAGAAGTCGGCCAGCGTGTCGAGGTCGGTGGAGGCGCTCACGGCGACACCAATTGCCGGTCACCGGGCTGGCCAAACCTCAACGCGGCGGAACCAGGACCTCGATCTCCGCACCCAGCCCGGCGCCGCCGGCCAGACCCAGGTCGTCCCCGCTCCAGAACCGCCCCGGGTCGTACCAGTTCGGACGCCGGCCGCCGGGCAGCAGCCCCATCGCCTCGTAGGTCACCGCCACCACCTCGGCGCAGTACGCCGTCTCCAGCGCCCGGTCCCGCGCCCCCGCCGACCCACCCGACGGCGTGACCGGCGCCGGCGGCGGTGCGAGCCGGCCGGGACGCGGCAGCGCCGGCACCCGACCCCGCACCCACCGCCAGGCCAGCTGGGCGGTGGACGGGAACGGCGTGCCGTCCAGCCGCGCGATCGTCCGCAGCACCGCCCGCTCCATCTCCCCGTCCGCCGGCGGGTCGAGCTGCCGCAGCCAGGCCCGCTGGCCGTACCGGTTGGCCCAGACACAGACCGCGTCCCGCAGGTCGTGCAGCTGCACTCCGCGCTGGTGGGTGCCCGACCACAGATCCGGCAACGATCTGCCCAGCTCCGCGTGCCACATCAGCGGCGGCATGTCGTCCAGCACCACCGCCATCCCGACGTGGTTGACCGGGCTGTTGGTGGTGAACTGGATCGCCCGGTCCGGCACGCTGCGGCCCCGGAACACCCACACGTCGCCGGTGCGGGTCAACTCGACCGCCTCATCCAGGCTGATGCTCATGAGGGTCTACCCTAGGCCGATGCGGCAACGGATGCGGTGGTGGAAGGTCCTCGGGCTGGCCGGCCTCGCCGGGGTCGCGGCCTCCGGCGTGGTCATCGCGCGGGCCGAACGGCGCCGGCGCGCGTACACCCCCGAGGAGATCCGGCAGCGACTGCTGGAGCGGCACGCCCAGGCCGGCGACGCCGCGAAGCCCGCCGACCCCGCCTGACCCTCCGCCCCCGACGCTCCCCCGTGGACGGTCGACGGGGCAGTTGGGTAGGCCCATGATCGCTACCATCGGGGCATGACGACGCCCGTCGCGCAGCGACCCTTCGTCCTGTCCACGCCCGCCGCGCCCGTCGAACGGCACGGCAACGTCGATCTGCACCTGCCCGCCGGTGCCGGTCCCGCGCCCGCCGTCGTCCTGGTGCACGGCGCCCCGCTGCCCCCGGGCGTGCCCGATCCCCGCGACTGGATGCTCTACCGCGGCTACGGCGCGCTGCTCGCCGAGCGCGGCCTGGTCGCCGCGCTGGTCAGCTACCAGGTGGCCGACCTGTCGGCGCTGCCCGCCACGGCGGACGACATCGCCGGGATGATCGAGCAGGTTCGCGCCGACCCCCGGGTCGACCCCGACCGGGTGGTGCTCTGGTTCTTCTCCGGCGGGGGCCTCTTCTCCGCCGACTGGCTGCGCATCGCGCCGCCGTGGCTGCGCGGGATCGCGCTGACCTACCCGCTGCTCATCCCGCTGCCCGGCTGGGAGATCGACGCGAGGTTCCTGCCCGTCGAGGCGCTCGGCTCCGGCGCGGGTGTCCCGCTGGTGCTGACCCGGGCGGGGCGGGACATACCTCCGGTCCTGGCGGGTATCGAGGCGTTCCTCGCGGCGGCAACCACACACGGCCGGCCGGTCCGGGTGATCGAGGTTCCCGACGGGCAGCACAGCTTCGACATCCTCGACCACACCCCGCAGTCCGAGGCGGCCGTCCTGGCCGCCCGCGACGCCGTCCTGGACCTGCTCGACGTGGGCTGACCCGCGCATTTAAGCGCGTCACGCGCGCTGAGCTGCCGGACCGCGCCGCGTGCACGGGTCCCGTTTTCGTCCAGCGCCCCACCCCACGTCATATGGCGCCCCGTTCACGCGGCGTCACACGCGCAGGCCACCGTCATACGCGCGCGGCACGCCGAGGCCACACCTTCCCGGAAAGTGCGCAGACCTAGGAGGCCGCCGCTCGGCGGGCGGGTGCGTGCTTTTGAGCGTGATGACTGTGAGGTATCAATATGACTCTCAGGTATCACGCTCAAACGTGCGGGTGTCCCCCGCCGTCGACCCGCCCGACTGCCGGTCTCCCAGCCGGGCTCACCGCCCGCGAGGGCCGGGGTGATGGGTGAGGTGAGGCCGCGGGCGTGACGCAGGCCGCGGGCCGCAGGCGTGACGGGTGACGGGTGCCAAGGGCGTGACGCGGGGCGCGGCACGCGGGCGTGACGTGGGAGGCAGCGTTTTCCCGGAGAGTGCCTGGCTCGACGCCCGGTTGACATGGGCGGCCACGTGGGTGTGGTGTCCGGTTCGGGATGCGAGCCCGATCGGGTGTGACGCGCTCGGGGTAGACCGCCGGTGGGTCCCGGTTGTGTGGCGGACAGGCCGGAATGGGTTGTCGGCCCGTGGCGGGCTGGGGTGTCGTCCCGTTTGGGGTGGGCCGTCCCGTGGTCGGGGCCACCCTCAGCGTGGAATCGGGGGCCGGCCCGGGTCGTTATACCTGGCATGCGACCATGGCCCCCTGGCCCGGTGCGCGGCAGCCGCCGGGAACACCCGACCGGCCGCCCCGGTTACATCCCCCTGTAGCCAGCCGCCAGCCGCCGGGAACACCCGACCGGCCGGCACGGTTACATCCCCGGAACCCCGAGCAGGTCCCCCCGGATCGCCGGACCGTTCCCCCCTTCTTGAACTTCCTTGACGCGGCACCCCCCTGCCGCGTGCACCCCCGATGCAGAGGAGCACGCCATCATGCGTACCGATCTGATTCGTAAGACCGCTCTGACCGCTGCTGGACTCGCCTTCACCGGCGGCGCGATCGCCGGCCCCGTCACCGCCGCCTACGCCGCATCCGATGCCAAGCCCGCCAGCCAGACCCAGTCCGATCGGAAGTCGTCGGGTGAGCGTCAGTTGGGTGTGCGCTACGAGGCGCAGCCGAACTTCTACTACTGCGGCCCCGCCGCCGCCCGCAACGCCCTGTCCGTGCAGGGTAAGGACATCAGCGTTGACGCCATGGCCAAGGAAATGGGCACCACCGAGGCCGGCACCAACTCCATCAACGACATCACCCCGGTGCTGAACAAGGAAACCGGTAAGAACGACGCCTACCGCAGCGTCGAGATCAGCACCCCCGCCGCTGACGGCAAGCAGACCGACAAGCTGCGCGCCGACGTCGTGAAGACCGTCGATGACGGTCGGGCTGTGGTGGCGAACATCGCCGGCACCAGCGTCGACGTCGACGGCACCAGCCACTCCTTCGAGGGTGGGCACTACATCAGCGTCGTCGGCTACCGCGACAACGGCAACATCGTCAAGATCGCCGACTCCGCCGACCCGAACCAGGCCTCCTACGAGGTCACCGTCGAGCACCTCGCCGACTGGATCGCCACCCGCGGCTACGCCACCAGCTGACACCCAGCAACCAACAACGAAGGGCCGGACCCCTACCGGGGTCCGGCCCTTCGTCGTCGTTCGGGTCAGGGTCTTCTGCCGGCGCGGACCGGGTCGGCGTCCGGCATCGGCTCGGCCGCCGCGAACCGACGGGCCCGTCGGCGGAGCCACCAGCTACTGGCGAAACGGCGAGCACCCCAAGAACCAGCCCAGCCCAGCCGCCGGCCGCGTGGCCAGCAGGAACCGGCCCAGCGGTGCGGATCCAGCTCGCGTGGCCTGAGGCACGCTCGGCAGGGCGTCCTAGGAGGCTAGGGGTAAGGCCAGTGCCGAAGGGGTCGGCGCTGGGTTGCATATCTAGCAAGACGGACGTACGGTTTTGTTGAGAGCGGAATCGGCGGTAAGTGTCACCTAACCTCGGCGGCACCCCGGCCGGTGCGACACACTGCTCAGGACTACTCACGGTCGCTGGTGTGAAGGAGTACGACGTGGCGAGCCTCGACACCTTCGGTGCGAAGACCCAGCTACGCGTCGGAGACGCGAGCTACGAGATTTTCCGGATTGACAAGGTGGACGGCCACGACCGGCTGCCGTACAGCCTGAAGATCCTGCTGGAAAACCTGCTGCGGACCGAGGACGGCGCGAACATCACCGCCGACCACATCCGCCAGCTCGGCGGGTGGGATTCCACCGCGGCCCCGAGCGTGGAGATCCAGTTCACCCCCGCGCGGGTGCTGATGCAGGACTTCACCGGCGTGCCCTGCGTGGTCGACCTGGCCACCATGCGCGAGGCGGTGCGCGACCTGGGCGGTGACGCCACCAAGGTCAACCCCCTCGCCCCGGCCGAGCTGGTCATCGACCACTCGGTGATCGCCGACCTGTTCGGCCGCGCGGACGCCTTCGAGCGCAACGTCGAGCTGGAGTACGAGCGCAACAAGGAGCGCTACCAGTTCCTGCGCTGGGGCCAGACCGCGTTCAACGAGTTCAAGGTCGTCCCGCCGGGCACCGGCATCGTGCACCAGGTCAACATCGAGTACCTGGCCCGCACGATCATGGAGCGCAACGGCCAGGCGTACCCGGACACCGTGGTCGGCACCGACTCGCACACCACGATGGTCAACGGCCTGGGCGTGCTGGGCTGGGGCGTCGGCGGCATTGAGGCCGAGGCCGCCATGCTCGGGCAGCCGGTCAGCATGCTGATCCCCCGCGTGGTGGGCTTCAAGCTGCACGGCGAGATGCCGGCCGGCACCACTGCCACCGACCTGGTGCTCACCATCACCGAGATGCTGCGCAAGCACGGCGTGGTCGGCAAGTTCGTCGAGTTCTACGGCCCCGGTGTGAGCGCCGTGCCGCTGGCCAACCGCGCCACCATCGGCAACATGTCCCCCGAGTACGGCTCCACCGTGGCGATCTTCCCGATCGACGCCGAGACGGTCCGCTACCTGGAGCTGACCGGCCGGGACGCCGCGCAGGTCGCGCTCGTCGAGGCGTACGCCAAGGAGCAGGGCCTCTGGCACGACCCGGAGGCCGAGCCGGAGTACTCCGAGCGCCTGGAGCTCGACCTGAGCACCATCGAGCCGTCCCTGGCCGGCCCGAAGCGCCCGCAGGACCGGGTGCCGCTGGGCTCCGCCAAGACGCTGTTCCGCTCGGCGCTGACCGACTACGTCGCCGACGACTCCGCCGGCGAGCGCGACCTCAAGCCGGGCGTGGCCCGCGAGCAGCTGCCGATCGGCGCCAACGGTCCCGCCGACGAGGCCAGCGCCGAGTCCTTCCCGGCCAGCGACCCGCCGGCCAACGAGTTCAGCGACCCGGCCGACGAGCCGCGCGACCTGGAGACGGCGGCGGTCGGCTCCGGCGGGCGGGCCACCGACCCGGTCCGGGTCACCGGCGCCGACGGCGTCGAGTACGAGCTGGACCACGGTGCCGTGGTGATCGCCGCGATCACCTCCTGCACCAACACCTCCAACCCGCAGGTGATGATCGGCGCCGCGCTGCTGGCTCGCAACGCGGTGGAGAAGGGCCTGACCCGCAAGCCGTGGGTCAAGACCACGCTGGCGCCCGGCTCCAAGGTCGTCATGGACTACTACGAGCGGGCCGGTCTCACCCCGTACCTGGACAAGCTCGGCTTCAACCTGGTCGGCTACGGCTGCACCACCTGCATCGGCAACTCCGGCCCGCTGCCGGAGGAGGTGTCCGCCGCGGTCAACGAGAAGGACCTCGCCGTCGTCTCGGTGCTGTCCGGCAACCGGAACTTCGAGGGCCGGATCAACCCGGACGTCAAGATGAACTACCTGGCGTCCCCGCCGCTGGTGGTCGCGTACGCGCTCGCCGGCACGATGGACATCGACCTCGCCAACGAGCCGATCGGCGAGGACACCGAGGGCAACCCGGTCTTCCTGCGCGAGATCTGGCCGAACAGCGCCGAGATCCAGGACGTCATCGCCCAGGCGATCGGCGCCACCGGGTTCAGCGCCGCGTACGCCGACGTCTTCGCCGGCGACGAGCGGTGGCAGTCGCTGCCCACCCCGACCGGCGACACCTTCGCCTGGGAGAACGACTCCACCTACGTGCGTAAGCCCCCGTACTTCGAGGGCATGCAGCGCGAGCCGCAGCAGGTCGTCGACATCTCCGGCGCGCGGGTGCTGGCCAAGCTGGGTGACTCGGTGACCACCGACCACATCTCGCCGGCCGGCTCGATCAAGGCCGACTCCCCGGCCGGGCAGTACCTCGCCGAGCACGGCGTGCCGCGCCACGAGTTCAACTCGTACGGCTCCCGCCGGGGCAACCACGAGGTGATGATCCGGGGCACCTTCGCCAACATCCGGCTGCGCAACCAGTTGGTGCCCGGGGTGGAGGGCGGCTTCACCGTCAACCACCTCACCAGCGAGCAGACCTCGATCTACGACGCCTCGGTGGCCTACCAGGAGGCCGGCATCCC
The nucleotide sequence above comes from Micromonospora sp. NBC_00389. Encoded proteins:
- a CDS encoding dienelactone hydrolase family protein encodes the protein MTTPVAQRPFVLSTPAAPVERHGNVDLHLPAGAGPAPAVVLVHGAPLPPGVPDPRDWMLYRGYGALLAERGLVAALVSYQVADLSALPATADDIAGMIEQVRADPRVDPDRVVLWFFSGGGLFSADWLRIAPPWLRGIALTYPLLIPLPGWEIDARFLPVEALGSGAGVPLVLTRAGRDIPPVLAGIEAFLAAATTHGRPVRVIEVPDGQHSFDILDHTPQSEAAVLAARDAVLDLLDVG
- a CDS encoding C39 family peptidase, with amino-acid sequence MRTDLIRKTALTAAGLAFTGGAIAGPVTAAYAASDAKPASQTQSDRKSSGERQLGVRYEAQPNFYYCGPAAARNALSVQGKDISVDAMAKEMGTTEAGTNSINDITPVLNKETGKNDAYRSVEISTPAADGKQTDKLRADVVKTVDDGRAVVANIAGTSVDVDGTSHSFEGGHYISVVGYRDNGNIVKIADSADPNQASYEVTVEHLADWIATRGYATS
- a CDS encoding aconitate hydratase, yielding MKEYDVASLDTFGAKTQLRVGDASYEIFRIDKVDGHDRLPYSLKILLENLLRTEDGANITADHIRQLGGWDSTAAPSVEIQFTPARVLMQDFTGVPCVVDLATMREAVRDLGGDATKVNPLAPAELVIDHSVIADLFGRADAFERNVELEYERNKERYQFLRWGQTAFNEFKVVPPGTGIVHQVNIEYLARTIMERNGQAYPDTVVGTDSHTTMVNGLGVLGWGVGGIEAEAAMLGQPVSMLIPRVVGFKLHGEMPAGTTATDLVLTITEMLRKHGVVGKFVEFYGPGVSAVPLANRATIGNMSPEYGSTVAIFPIDAETVRYLELTGRDAAQVALVEAYAKEQGLWHDPEAEPEYSERLELDLSTIEPSLAGPKRPQDRVPLGSAKTLFRSALTDYVADDSAGERDLKPGVAREQLPIGANGPADEASAESFPASDPPANEFSDPADEPRDLETAAVGSGGRATDPVRVTGADGVEYELDHGAVVIAAITSCTNTSNPQVMIGAALLARNAVEKGLTRKPWVKTTLAPGSKVVMDYYERAGLTPYLDKLGFNLVGYGCTTCIGNSGPLPEEVSAAVNEKDLAVVSVLSGNRNFEGRINPDVKMNYLASPPLVVAYALAGTMDIDLANEPIGEDTEGNPVFLREIWPNSAEIQDVIAQAIGATGFSAAYADVFAGDERWQSLPTPTGDTFAWENDSTYVRKPPYFEGMQREPQQVVDISGARVLAKLGDSVTTDHISPAGSIKADSPAGQYLAEHGVPRHEFNSYGSRRGNHEVMIRGTFANIRLRNQLVPGVEGGFTVNHLTSEQTSIYDASVAYQEAGIPLVVLAGKEYGSGSSRDWAAKGTMLLGVRAVIAESYERIHRSNLIGMGVLPLQFPLDTTAESLGLTGTETFTITGVTALNDGEVPRTVTVTTDTGVEFDAVVRIDTPGEADYYRHGGILQYVLRRMIAN